The Rhododendron vialii isolate Sample 1 chromosome 3a, ASM3025357v1 nucleotide sequence ATATAGTAGTTCTTCAGGCTTGACTTTTTCTTTATGGTGATGGacacatttttttgtttgcaaaatGAGGCCGAGCCAGCTGCAGCTTTCGAGCCTGCTGACTGATACAGGGGATCTAGTGCACGTTGATGCTAGTAACTTAGCCAGTTTTCCATATCCTAGCATAGGATATCTTATGAGATGATAATTCGTGCTACTTGGAAGTTGGAAGGTTCCGTAGTTTTTGGATAAAGATTAATGCAAGTGAGCAGTCATCCTTAATCTAGCATTTTCCAGTTCTACCTAGTCAGCCGGAATATGAATCATTATTTTGCTCCCACGATAAGCCTGTGTTCCATACATTTGTTCATCTACTTGCTCCTGGCGTGCTCCATCCAGTTATCTTATTCCATCGGTTAACTGAATCCATTACCTTTAGTAGTGCTTTAAACCAAATTTGTAACTGAACAAATATGTTGCTCTTATAAAGGTTAAGGTATTGGATTGAAAACCTGCATTATACATTATTGTAACCTTGCTAGTTGAGCAAGTATGTGTCTTCATTACATATTCTAATAGCATTAAAATGTACTCGCAGTTTTTATATTATGTCACCCATTGCTATAATGACATCATATCTTGTTCTTAACCTTATCAGAGTTTCGTTGTgttaaattttaaaagcaattcTATGCTGGTTGGAATTGAAAAAGGGTTTTACTTTTTTGTGTGATATTTTCCTGCAGACCATTATGCTGGGTTGAGCACTTGTCACTGGATAATGAAACTGGATTGGACCCTTCCGGTATAAGAATTAGGCCTGTATCTGGCCTTGTTGCGGCTGATTATTTTGCTCCTGGTTATTTTGTGTGGGCAGTTCTTATTGCAAATTTGGCACGCATAGGGTATGAGGAGAAAAACATGCATATGGCTGCATATGACTGGAGGATATCCTTTCAGAATACAGAGGTATGTTTGCGACATCCTTAATTATTCCCCGTCTTGTTCTGTTACATGTGCATTTGTTATTGCTTATAATATTATCAACATAGAGTTTAGATCAACTTGCGCCTTGTGTAACTATTGATATTCTCAGGCAAGTTATACCCCTCAGTAGCTTTTGGTATACCAACTTTACCGTTAGGTTTTTTTTGGTATGCCTGCCAAGTTGGTCATGCACGGATAGGCATAGCTGTTTTGTCCAAATTCTCTTATTCCTTTGGTATTCAGATTTATATGCAGCTAGTAACCGGTGAAACGTTAGTGGTTCTAACATCAGGCATTAATCAATATCTGTTTTTTATACCGAGTTATGCCCCTCGTTAGCTTTTGGTATACCAACTTTGCAGTTATTCTAGATACCCTTACCATGCTTTCCATGCCTGCCAAGTTGATCATGCATGGATAGCTGTTTTGTCCAAATTGCCATTTAGTAAGTGGTGAAAAGTTAGTGATTCTTCATTCTTGCATCAGGCGTTAATTGATCTTGTGTTTTTGATACAGTACAGTCTCTTAAATTTGATTCTCTCCTAAATTGAATCGACCAGGTACGCGACCAAACTCTTAGCAGGATTAAAAGTAATATAGAACTCATGGTGGTGACAAGTGGCGGTAGAAAAGTGGTCGTAATTCCACATTCAATGGGGGTTCTGTACTTCTTGCATTTTATGAAATGGGTGGAGTCACCTGCCCCGATGGGTGGTGGGGGTGGATCAGATTGGTGTGCTAAGCATATAAAGGCGATAATGAATATTGGTGGACCATTTTTAGGTGTTCCAAAAGCAGTAACCGGATTATTCTCTGCTGAAGCAAAGGATATAGCTGTTGCCAGGTTTGTATTATAACCATTATTAAGTGGATGGATCTATGTTGTGATTTTCATGGATTGCATATTTgactcattttttttccatttgaaaCAAACCCACGTGTTAATTAAGGCGTAATGGTATTTTGATTAATTTCTCTAGTTATTTACTTATACAAGCTATGTATACACCTCAAAGTTAGTGTGATCACATTCACTCTATTCTGCAATTGCAAACAAGAGCTTGAGTATCTATACAAACTGTGTCCCCCATGGTTTGTCTTTGTGCCCCCTCCTCATCCAGCAGTTAATCTTACTACCTGGAAAAGGAAAGAGGGAAGAGTTGTCAAAGCTGCAAATTGGGGCTTTGTTTTATTCCAATGGAAGAACTACTTATTTCTGTCTCTTAGGTTGTCTGATTCTGTGCTGTACCAAGAATCTTCATTGCTGCGCTATTCTACAATGTTTCAACAATTTGATGGATCACATTTATAATTGTTTATTCTTGACAAAGTTTGATGGCTTCAATAATGAATCAGATTTATTGTGGTTTTTAAATTGCTAAGTGCCAAGTTTGATGAGGACAGAGTTTAAATAGTTGGCAATCTAATCTTGTTCTAGTTCCAAATCGCGTAAAAATAGAGCAATGCCTGCTGGAGTATGTTTTAATGTTTCTCATTGAGAACtttgagaagaagaaaaatcacGTAGAGGATGATTCTACTATGATAGGCCTTGTGTTTATAGAAACACTGATTTATGTTGTGTAGTCACTGCAAATTTGTTATAATTTCGTTTCATATTATTGTATCATAAACATATTTTGGGGGATAGTTAAATATTTGATAATTGTATTCTACTTATTATGTCGAAGACATGATTACGACATGATGTGCGTTTTTCTTACCTGTTTGGCCATTTAGAAAGCGTACTTAGTTGGGAATTTTGCAGAGAACAAACATGGCTTTTGGTGTTACTTTGGGTTCATTTACCTTGTAGTTTTGTTTAGCCTTTTGTTTTTTAACGAAAGTCTCCTCCTTTTATAGGGCTATTGCACCTGGTGTTCTGGAAATGGATGTATTTGGTTTTCAGACTTTACAGCATGTAATGCGGATGACACGTACATGGGATTCAACCATGTCAATGATTCCAAAAGGTGGGGACACCATCTGGGGTGGCCTTGATTGGTCACCGGAAGAAGGCTATGAGTGTGTTGccaagaaaatgaagaacagtGACAATCAGACAGCAGGCCAAAATGGAAAAGTTAGTTTAGATAAAACAAAACGTTTGCATTATGGGAGAATAATATCATTTGGGAAGGATGTAGCTGATGCAGAGTCATCAAAAATTGAGAGGATGGATTTCAGGGTAATGTTTCGAATTCTCGTTCCATTCTTAACATCCAATCCAttggattgaaaagaaaaagatctctctctctctctctctctctctctctctctctctctctctctctctctctctctaaacagcAGATGTGACCAGTCTACATTTATCTTTAGAGATATCATGGATTGCTCCTTGTTAGATTTTACTGTGTAGATATCAAGGATTGCTCCTCGTTAGTTTACTTTAATATTGTTCaaattttggttgttttctgtaTCAGTTTTCAGGATGACCTTCTCCTTTATACCATCAAAATGCTTTGCTTttacatttgaattgaaaatagTGCTCTCAATCTGggttttgaattgaaaaaaatgtaACACCTATTCCACATCCCCTACTACTTTGTCACCTTGCACAGGGTTAATCGCAGATTGCATTGTTCCAGTACAACCTATGAAAGACAGTGTCTTGTTTTATGCGGACACGTTAATTTTGCAATTTGAATTGCATATGTCGAGATCTGATCGTTATTTACTTGGTGTTGATCGGTCTGTAGGGTGCTGTTAAGGGCAACAACCTGGCAAACACAACGTGCCGTGATGTATGGACCGAGTACCATGATATGGGAATCGAAGGTATCAAAGCTGTTGCAGATTACAAAGTTTACACTGCTGGATcattgctggatctacttcagTTTGTTGCCCCAAAGATGATGAAACGTGGCAGTGCTCACTTTTCATATGGAATTGCTGACAATTTGGATGACAAGAAGTATGAACATTACAGATATTGGTCAAACCCCTTAGAAACAAagtgattctctctctctctctctctctctctctctctctctctctctctctctctctctctctctctctctctctcacacacacacacacacacactggaaGACTGCAGATTATGACTTTGTTTCTGTTATTCAGGTGTCAATATGTGATTTATCTTAGCAAGATTAGTGCTTTTGTGGATGCTGAATTGACATGATTCCTTAGTTTTCAATTATAGAGATATCAGTAGCAGAAATGTTATCGGGTTATCAAAGTGTTATTTAGGTCACTCACTCCGGGGAAATACTGTTTGTGTTGTAAATGTGTGCAATGTGCATAGGCATGTGTTTTTATGGTTCAGCTATCCGTCCATAGTTAATAGGATTTTGCTTGTTAACTTAAAATTGATGGCATTGCTTCTCTTAGCTGCCTGCTTGTTTGTTAAACTAGCAGTAACACTTTTTTCCTtattatctttttctttcttttttatctctttGGGTGTGGCAGTGGAGGATTACAATTTACTGCGGCTTTAAAATTCGGTGATGCTTTTGCAGATTACCAAATGCTCCTGACATGGAGATCTTCTCAATGTATGGCGTTGGAGTCCCTACCGAAAGGGCTTATGTTTATAAGTTAAGTTCTGCTGCTGAGTGTTACATCCCATTCCAGATTGACACATCAGCAGAGGGTGGTCAGGACTGCAGTTGTCTAAAGGGTGGGGTTTACTCTGTTGATGGAGATGAAACAGTTCCTGTCCTGAGTGCAGGCTTTATGGCTGCAAAAGGTTGGAGGGGAAAAACCCGATTCAATCCTTCTGGAATTGGTAATTACATAAGGGAATATAATCATGCCCCGCCGGCCAATCTTTTGGAAGGGCGGGGAACCCAGAGTGGTGCTCATGTAGATATACTGGGGAACTTTGCGTTGATTGAAGATATACTAAGAGTGGCCGCAGGAGCTACAGGAAAAGAACTGGGAGGAGATCAAGTTTATTCTGATATCTTCAAATGGTCCGAAAACATCAACTTACCACTGTAGATCTCATTGGTGAGTTTGTAAAATGTGTTGAATTCTTTTTTATCATAGAATGTGTTGAATTTTATGGGAAGATTTCTTTGAGTGATTAAGAGTTTTATGTTGTCGCAAGCCTTTGCATCCTAGGGTTAAGATAATTCCATAGAAGAAAGAGCTGGACTAGTAAGTTTTTGATGCACAGAGTTCCAAAGACAACATGTTACTAAAAAGGCAATCTATATCGATGAAGTCCTATACTCATATACTGTGTTTCAGGATTTTTATTGGTGACCTATCAGAACGTAACATGTATGCATATATTCAGTCCAACCCAATTCTATAGATGGAACATGCCCTCTTGTTTATACGGTATCTAGAAGCTGTCTCACAATATCAAGTTCCTTAAAATCCACGTGTATAATTAAGTTCATCACATCTATAGCTGCTACTAATTCCTTTACTAGGTTAATGCAGAATTTTAGGCAATTTTCACTCAATTAGATAAATCTAGCACCATGCTTTGACAAACTGAGAAATAACTGGTTTATAGCCAATAACCATCTTTTCAGATGTTAAACGTATACTTTCTCAAATACATATACCTGAGTGTTTCTGTATTGTGCCTGTAACTTTGTGTTTTCAGAAGTACatattttggttgtttgtttgACCAACTCATTTCAACCAAACCTGCCGTTTCGTGTTATACTATGGTAACCTTTCTTACTTCCACCCGTAAGGTAAATTAGAAACACTACCGTAAGAGCTGCTTTTGGTTACATACAGATTCTTATGCATTTGGAGTCAATTGGCATCAATGTACAGATGGTTAGTGATGCCTGGATTCATGGTGTGAATTTGTGTTGACTTTGGATACTGAGAAATGGAGAACCCACTGTTGGCAGAGACGTCAAGGTAATCTGTTCTTCACTATTgggggaaagaaaggaaaaaaaaaaaaaaaggatctgTTGTTATTTACTGAAATTTCGATTTTTATTTATACGGGAAGCTTGAAAATTGGCATTCGGTGACGTGTCCAGGTTGTGCTATTTCTAGGATGCTTTATTTAAGATTTCCCAGAAATTTTGATACATTCAATTAACAATTGAAAGCTGTAAAGTATACAAATTTTCTATGTTGTAGAGTTTGGTTTTTTGTAGCCCTgaagttgtaatcttttttgCAGCTTGACAACATAAAGGAAACTAGTCGTTCTTCATTTGCGTATATTTATTCCTGCCCCCAAAGCATCTCTAAGCCTGTCAAGAGTGAATTACATTCGCTTGTGACTCAAAAAATCTGTGATTGGATTTTTAATTGTCGTTTCAACTGTCTTTTAGTTTCTTAAGAGTTCGTTTGTTTGACAGGACTACTGGTAAAACCTCGTAAGTTATGTAGCACCGGACCAAAAGGAAGCGAGAAGTAATACCATACTTTTCATTATATTGTATATTGCACATTTTGTTGGACACCGTATCTGATGCTTGTTTAATTCAGCCCATAAGAATGGAAATCAAACACAGTATATATTGTCTCCTTAAATTTGTAGTTCAATTTTGTGCTCATTTCCTGTCAAATAAACAAGTTCTGAATCAATGCGTGATGAAAAATAACTTATGTTCTTTCTCGTTGTCGTGAGACTTCTATCAAATGATTGTAAGGAAGATCTTTGTTatattttgttctctttttcttttcttttttgcatgaGAAATCTCTGAAAAGTTTAATGGGTCAGGTTTTTGAGAGTTTTGCTTGTGTTATTCACATATTCTATCGTAACACCGGTAGTATCCTCCAAGCATTAAATCAATACTACTCCTTCtgttcctaaataagtgttcggcgcgcaaatctagattttacaaaagatggatattttttgttaaaaaatctaggagtaatttttttttttttacaatctaaTAAAACTCACTGCTATCTTactgatttgtgaaaaaaaagatttttgttaacaaaacaaatgtatttttttaaaggtctAGGTTTGTGCATcagacacttatttagagacggagggagtaattggtCTTAATCCTTTGCAAATTACTCCACCTTCATTCCAAATTAAAAGGACGAAGGAGGAAATAAAGTACTTCATCCGTTCCTATTTAATTATTTACTACGATTTTACGTGCATTTTCATTGACTTATATCTTTcgacgtatattatgtttttGCAATAATtatcttatagaaaaaattaagatatatcaaacaagatccatattgtatatttttagcaTGCAATATACGTCAAGAGATATAAGTCGGTGAAAATATACGCAAAATCGTAGTAGACAATTAaatagagacggagggagtataagaattaagaaaatagaaaaaatttagagagaataTTGGAAGGTGGTAATTCACTCTCTAACTGCAATGCAAtcttttttcgttttctttttttgaaaagggacTGCAATGCGATTAGTAAAGCACATTTCATTGCTTTTTGCGGTAGAAAACATGAATTAAGaatttccaaaataaattttgataatcgccatagccaaaaaaaaaaaaaattactaaataaAATTCGATGAAAACAATTTgcgaagtttttgggtgccgagcgggggtaccacgtggtggtaTCCGTCGGTGATCCGGattgtccaaacgtgttttgaacggtccaaattgatttctctctctgtctctttttctctttttaaatcCGAACTGTATTATCGCCGACGGAATATCACGTGTATGGTATCATATCCTACCgacagcaaaaaaaatatctcaaattgAAGGTACGAAATGTTTAGGAATAGGACAAAAGCATTTACAGCAGAGAGTATCACTGTCCTTCTGCCTTTTATATGTGAAGACCACATCCAACTTCCTCTGACCAGACCTGACCGGACCTGACCTGACCCTTCATTTATGTGGCACTGGCACTGGCACCCACCTACCTTTATCTACCCAAATTTGCAAAACAAACAACGACTTTCACTGTCCTTTTGTTGCTTAAAATTTGACTGGCGATTTGGGCCCTATTTTTGGGTTCTGATTGGCCTGCCTGCTTTAACGGGGGGAGCCCACGGTTTTTGTCGCATCCCTCGTCGTTTATCGTAACGGAATCATCCGCCAGGTCTctagggagggagggagggggcaTTTTTACTCCTCCGCCTAGATTCTAGTTCCACCATCCAAAGACGCGCAAAAAGTTAGATTTTGCCCATCAACACAAGATTGAAGCGGAGAGGTGGAAGGAGCGGTGATAGTAGATTTTCTGTGAACAAGATTACCTTCGACACAGAATGATTAGAAGAGATATTTCTATCCGCACCCACCATGttttattttatgttatttttataACAGAGGAATAGCCCTACAACAGAGCCACAATTAGATTCGATTGTGCAACTCAAACCTTGGGAGAACTAACGCGGCCACACGAGTCACGGCTCTCCACTTACTATTAGAGTACTCACCCGATGGGGGATCGAACCCATGACCAAGGAAAGTACTCCCAAAGTAAGTCATTCGCCGGCAACTCTTGGGTGTGTGCACCCACCATGTTCTCTCTTTGTTGTTCGTGGATCAAGTTATGGAGGGACGGGGATGCTGCACGGCAATTTCATGTTGAGCAGGTGCAGAGCGCCCAATTTTGCCATTCATCTCGGTAACAGACGGTTCGGATGAAATTTAAACTCATACAAATCTAAATCGTCTATCGGTCGATTAAGATTCGAACCGTCAGTTGCCGAGATGAACGCCCCGCTATGCACCGCTCTACAAGGCTCCCATTCTGTTATGGAGCTACTCTCTTtactctctttttgtttttgtcttgtgaaagagagaaagaaaatctggaaaaataaaaaataaaaaatttattttccgcttgaccaaaaaaaagaaaatctggaaaaaaaatgcaacgtACGTCTAGTCTAATGATCCTCAAAGGCATTCGTCCTCGTAAggttattttgtcttttttcctcGTAAGgttgtttttttgaaatgatcctCGTAAGGTTGTTAATGAAACGTGTTGTGGGAGTTTGGGACTAATCCTCTAGCGCTCAATAACTTAATTAATACGTAAAGTTCATATTAAGTTCATATTAATTTCTTTATTAGAAGTAACCGTTGACTATGATAGTTTGATGGGCTCAGTCTTGATTAGAAGTAACCGTTGACTATGATAGTTTGATGGGCTCAGTCTTGTAatatactactagtatttatttacttatttagGCCTTGTATAAGCATCCTAGGGGCTAGGGCTTTGCATTGTTGGACACATGACTAATAAGTGAAATATACTTAAGTAAGGGCCTTTTGGCCAAACTTTTTTCGGATTTTTTCTATTGGTCTTTTTCGTATTTTTCTTTAATGTTTACTAGATTTTGGTAAAACTTTTATATCATAGTATTTTCTATCTcgagagaagaataaaaaaaagtacaaaaatatggACTAAAGTTGAAAgagttcatataagacgacgaaaagacaaaaaaagaaaaagaaaaaagaagacaaactTAATATGGAGTTCCATTTTTGGGATAAAGAGTGTGTAGTAAAAAAAGGCTGCGTGGTTAAATAAACCTTGATGGTGGCTTTATATATGTGTTCTAGTCTTTGTTTTTCCGAACTTTTTCACTctcaaattaaattttaacaCTTCGAATTCTTATTGTCAATAGATActcatttcaaaattattttcccaaaAACTACAAGAAACTGCACTTTAATACAAAGAATACTCAATCTTAAAGGATAAATAATCGAGTTCAAACCATCTCTTGTTCTTTCATGCGATTGTTAATTAATAGGTCAAAGTCGTGAAGTTGTCATGAACCATGAATGAACtatttaataatcaaaattcacTCAATACGAATCCACATCTTTGCGTAAGAATAATCAcgttaaaaggaaaaaatataagATCTATATGGTTTCGTCAACTAAAGCATCTCAGTCAAATCAAATGAAATGAAACCTATTGTCATGAGATTTCTGGCATATCCCAACATCTAGTTTTATTTGCATATTGTTGTGCAGGTCTCACAAACTTATGATACGCCGCATAAAAATGTATTAGTTCAAGCGTCATTGTGGTATCATGACATGTTTCAATGAGcacaaaataatttcaataaAGTTATAGTCTCTCTAAATAATTATGCATTTGATTACACACGTTATAGTTATATATGACATATTCTATAATTGTGTAGAGCGATATATGCTATATAATACTTAAAGTACTACTTGTACAATTTGTATCGATAGAAATTAATATCACGTCTTATATACATCTCCACAAATCTTTTCATAATTAATGTTCGTTTGCACAATATTAAAATTCTTGGTCACTCCCTTGGCCTCACAcatttgcatgcatgcatagaTAGACAAGTTCTCAAACATTGGAAACCATTCATTGTGGAATTCCTCACTCTCCAATTGAGATCATCTCCAATAGTTAGAttaggtacttattttttatttagtcaACTCCAACAGTGTAGTAATTAATACAGTACTTTCTTTGTTTTCAAGTGTGTTAGACGAAAGTAATTCTTTAGTGGTATTGTGTGTCCCAACATCTTCCATAGCCACACATTTTTAAAGGTTCATCTTATAAATTTCTCGAAATGGATATGTTATGTACGGTGGAGTTAACTGTGTTGCATAGAGTAATAACGATccacaaaaagagagagagagagagagagagtgaatggGGCATGCTCGCACAACACAAAGAAGGGAGAGAAATataaaagaaaggagaaaagaagacGGAAAAGAGCTTACACAAATTGGGGGTTCGTTTAGATATTATtgcacaaaaacaaacaaacagattATGCTATTAACAATCAATTGAGTTGTCAATAAGgtaaaaagaatgaaaaaaatacaattttcgATATACTTTCGACACTTTTCGCAGCACTATAgcataagaaaatgaattttctcaTGATCCACTTAAATTATAGACAGCTCATTAAGCTCTTATTAGCTTTTTCTTTTACAAACGAAACTTTACATTGTCCTTTTTCTTGTCAACTGCATTTTACGATTTTCCCTTGCTAGTGGCATGCCATTAACCACTATTTTTTGCGCGTCGTGTAAACGCGTCAGCTGAAGCATCACACAGCGCGTGACGTGGTACGCGAAACAGTAAAGGGCGGCTGAGAGCTGCAGTGAAGTAAAGCGTATCTGCTTCGGTGGACCCCTCACAGGAAAACGTTGAATTAGCGCTACGCGACAAAACAAGAGCCAGAGTGGACCCCCGAGATGAACAATCGCAATGGTGGAGGCGGTGGGTGTGTGTCTTTTATTGGGAATCACAGTGTCATTTACAGCAACCCAATAGCAttgtttctagagagagagtgtgagaggggagagagagagggtttcaaggGAGGAGACATGCCCAATTCCTTTCCAACATTTCTGTTTCTTGCTCCTTCTCAGCTTATCAGATCccaaaggtctctctctctctccccccactTTTCCATtgcacatacatatacatacatgtgGGTTCAGTGTAACACAGCAGTTTCGTCTTTTTATCCAGTATTTAGCTTAGCTTAAAGAGtctttcctttccctttctccttttttttcgtAGTTACTCTGCCATATGTGAGGTGTTTTGGTATTTTGTGGGCTTATGTTTGATTGATTGCATGTGGGAGCTGTTGCTGTTGTGGATGAGAAACGATATTTGGATAGATAAATTTGTTGCTATTTTGGGGTTATGGgctttgttggtttttttgggtttttctcatagaatctctctctctctctctctctctctctctctctctctctctctctctctgtgggtgtgtgtgtgtgttccgtAATCAAAGTGAAGAGGGTAACTCTGGTTATTGACTCTTTTTATGTATTGGCAAATGAATTTAGTGAATGGGTTGTTGTCCGATTGTTTTCCTAGTTTCCATGTCCGAGAGGGTTAAtctgttttctcttttcttgattgaaaattatttgcaaTAACCCTTTTGGCTTTCATCAGTTAAGGTTGGAGCAAGGAGTTGTTGGTACTGAAGTTATGGATGTCCCGTTGTTTATATTGCTTTGGTGTGCAAGTTTATACTTCTTGGTATATTTGCTGGTTATATGGTTTGTAGCATTGGTAACCCATACCCTAAGTCGCGTAATTCGCGTGCCCGAGCATGAAAACGTCTTTGAAACTCATCGCAAACTATTAAAATTCGCGAGAGCGAGGATTTAGAGCGGAGACGCAGGgctttttgaaggattatgtgagtCTGTTACTAATCCCATACCTGAAGAAATAGGGAAAATTTATCTTTACAAGGGACATCTTCTCCTCCCGTAAAAAATTTAGTATTTCATCTTTCAAGTTGATTGGGACTAAGGTTgaacatttgtgggatttttgtGCGAGTACGTGTCAGTCCATGAAGTGAGATTCCTTTTTTGGGTGGAAGTGGAATCAATAAGTTGAAAACTGTTTGGAGACCTCTTTGTGTTGTTTTCACTTCTCCAGGGTTGGAAATGTGAAGTTGAGATATTTCATATTTCCCCTTCGTTGGTTCAAGTGTGTGCCCTAGAAGAGTTTTTGAACCAAAACTTGTGCTTACCCATTTTTGCTAAAGTAAAACtcttcaaagttctagttttggATTAATGAAAGAGTAGAGTGTAGGTATTTGCCAAACTAGTTTTGCGAGGTAGAGAAAATGCTTGATTTCTCCAACTTTTGTTCCGCGGAATTTGGGTCCATCTTTACGTTGTTGCACTAATTGAATTGTTTGATTCGGCCAATTATCTTTTTCCATTATGTAGATTACTCCACTAAATGTCATTTATTTCTTTCCTGACTATTTTATTCAATGTTGCATTATTAGTCTTTTCGGTTGTCCATTATTGGAGTATTTACTTAACTTGTTTAGGTTACACGTTACTAAGGTTTTAACTGCCCTATGTATTACCAAGGTCTGACTGCTTCAGAATTTTATTTGATGTAGCTTTTCAACCTTACTATTTAGCTTTTGGTATTGATAACTAATGTTATATGCTGGAGATGATTGGTTAACTCAAATGTTTTGCTGATTTTAATTAGCTTACATGATTGGAAATGAAATGACCATAAATGAAGTgaatagggttttttttgtagtttattGAGTTTGTCCCTGTAATGATTTGGTTTCGTTGAATTGATTGAAGATATGCTTGTATCATTCAGGATTCATCAATGATATAGATGGCTATACGAGTTCAAAATTTCCCCACTGAAATATTTGAGCAAAATCCAAATTATCCAATGTCTCATTTTGCTATTAACTGTCCATCATGGTGGAATTTACACGAACAACTCCTTCCCCAATCCTCATCCGTGCATTTTAGCTTGAAAGTGGAATCACCATCAGAATTGCCTCTCAAAGCAAAGCATTTTGGTCTTCAACGAAAAGACCAGGATTCATCATCAACTCAATCGAGTGATCTATCTCACCATGAAGTTTTGA carries:
- the LOC131320048 gene encoding phospholipid:diacylglycerol acyltransferase 1-like is translated as MLRQRKGSEPEKSSKPEKPRVDGEEDGDDDSKKKRREKERFHQKRREKELRRWNCVDSCCWFIGCICSIWWFLLFLFNAMPASFPQYVTEAITGPLPDPPGVKLLKEGLTAKHPVVFVPGIVTGGLELWEGHQCAEGLFRKRLWGGTFGEVYKRPLCWVEHLSLDNETGLDPSGIRIRPVSGLVAADYFAPGYFVWAVLIANLARIGYEEKNMHMAAYDWRISFQNTEVRDQTLSRIKSNIELMVVTSGGRKVVVIPHSMGVLYFLHFMKWVESPAPMGGGGGSDWCAKHIKAIMNIGGPFLGVPKAVTGLFSAEAKDIAVARAIAPGVLEMDVFGFQTLQHVMRMTRTWDSTMSMIPKGGDTIWGGLDWSPEEGYECVAKKMKNSDNQTAGQNGKVSLDKTKRLHYGRIISFGKDVADAESSKIERMDFRGAVKGNNLANTTCRDVWTEYHDMGIEGIKAVADYKVYTAGSLLDLLQFVAPKMMKRGSAHFSYGIADNLDDKKYEHYRYWSNPLETKLPNAPDMEIFSMYGVGVPTERAYVYKLSSAAECYIPFQIDTSAEGGQDCSCLKGGVYSVDGDETVPVLSAGFMAAKGWRGKTRFNPSGIGNYIREYNHAPPANLLEGRGTQSGAHVDILGNFALIEDILRVAAGATGKELGGDQVYSDIFKWSENINLPL